In Drosophila subpulchrella strain 33 F10 #4 breed RU33 chromosome 3R, RU_Dsub_v1.1 Primary Assembly, whole genome shotgun sequence, the following are encoded in one genomic region:
- the LOC119555910 gene encoding 39S ribosomal protein L9, mitochondrial — protein MLKNIYVTPLNLLKSATSLQQQVRTTFVLKRKYDPPLHKTNEKPRRMRAKHFIYELVEDTLVKKRPNMEVVLKTFVEGVGDKGDVVSMKPHFVYNKLLLPGLAAYNTPENVAKYAKTEAEKSAVKHSSAYAQRTVNMLESIVLAVVMNKDEPWVLEPWHIKASLRKAGFHCREECITLPKERIEGPDLKKESKDFYCTVTINKLEQARLKCRLHHWSTDPSERLPYVLEHWKLQSEPLLAVGSSPEKST, from the exons atgttgaagaACATCTACGTAACGCCGTTAAATTTGCTTAAATCGGCCACCAGCCTGCAGCAGCAAGTGCGG ACCACGTTCGTGCTGAAGCGCAAATATGACCCGCCACTGCACAAGACCAACGAGAAGCCCCGCCGGATGAGGGCGAAGCACTTCATCTACGAGCTGGTGGAGGACACGCTGGTCAAGAAGCGGCCCAACATGGAGGTGGTGCTGAAGACCTTTGTCGAGGGCGTCGGCGACAAGGGCGACGTGGTGTCCATGAAGCCGCACTTCGTCTACAACAAGCTCCTGCTGCCGGGACTGGCTGCCTACAATACGCCGGAGAATGTGGCCAAGTACGCCAAGACGGAGGCGGAAAAGTCGGCGGTGAAACACAGCTCGGCCTATGCCCAGCGAACGGTCAACATGCTGGAGTCCATAGTGCTCGCTGTGGTCATGAACAAGGACGAGCCGTGGGTCCTGGAGCCCTGGCACATCAAGGCCTCGCTGCGCAAGGCTGGATTCCATTGCCGCGAGGAGTGCATCACCCTGCCCAAGGAACGCATCGAGGGGCCCGACCTTAAGAAGGAGAGCAAGGACTTCTACTGCACCGTGACCATCAACAAGCTGGAGCAGGCGCGACTCAAGTGCCGTCTGCATCACTGGAGCACAGATCCCAGCGAGCGGCTGCCCTACGTTCTCGAGCACTGGAAACTCCAGTCCGAACCCCTCTTAGCTGTAGGTTCATCTCCCGAAAAGAGCACGTAG
- the LOC119548684 gene encoding surfeit locus protein 4 homolog has protein sequence MSIPNEYIAKTEDVAEQVIKRGKNVLPTVARLCLIATFFEDGLRMYFQWNEQREYMDMSWGCGKFLATVFVLVNLLGQLGGCGMVMARFKVDIAVGLLFFIVVLQTVAYSILWDFQFLLRNFALIGALLLVLAEARIEGRSLFAGVPSMGENKPKNFMQLAGRILLAFMFITLIRFELSVWQVIQDIIGSILMVLVVLGYKTKLSALILVALLTVLNLYHNAWWTIPSYKPLRDFLKYDFFQTLSVIGGLLMIVSLGPGGVSMDEHKKKW, from the exons ATGAGCATTCCGAACGAGTACATAGCGAAAACGGAGGATGTGGCGGAAcag GTTATCAAGCGCGGCAAGAATGTGCTGCCCACGGTGGCGCGCTTGTGCCTCATCGCCACCTTCTTCGAGGACGGCCTGCGCATGTACTTCCAGTGGAACGAGCAGCGCGAGTACATGGACATGAGCTGGGGCTGCGGCAAGTTCCTGGCCACCGTCTTTGTCCTAGTCAACCTGCTGGGGCAGCTGGGCGGTTGCGGCATGGTAATGGCCCGCTTCAAGGTCGACATCGCCGTGGGCCTGCTTTTCTTCATTGTGGTGCTGCAG ACCGTGGCCTACTCCATTCTGTGGGACTTCCAGTTCTTGCTGCGCAACTTTGCCCTCATCGGAGCCCTACTGCTCGTCCTGGCCGAGGCCAGAATAGAGGGACGCAGCCTGTTCGCCGGCGTGCCATCGATGGGTGAGAACAAGCCCAAGAACTTCATGCAGCTGGCCGGCCGCATCCTGCTGGCCTTCATGTTCATCACCTTGATCCGATTCGAGCTGAGCGTGTGGCAGGTTATCCAGGACATCATCGGATCCATTCTGATGGTGCTGGTCGTGCTGGGCTACAAGACGAAGCTGTCCGCCCTGATCCTGGTGGCCCTGCTCACGGTCCTGAACCTGTACCACAATGCATGGTGGACCATTCCGTCCTACAAGCCACTCAGGGATTTCTTGAAATACGACTTTTTCCAG ACCCTCTCGGTTATTGGCGGCCTTCTCATGATCGTGTCCTTGGGCCCTGGCGGCGTTTCCATGGACGAGCACAAGAAGAAGTGGTAG
- the LOC119555900 gene encoding 39 kDa FK506-binding nuclear protein — protein MSMFWGLNMKPERKYSQTIIKSFHVSGVALDKGQEAKLYLAAEKQEYIVATVTKDIPQVALDLNFSKGDRIMFYTAGDATVSLLGYLHDIDSDDDDEDFTLEKLLKGKEGKKSKKSEDDEEDESGEEEEEDSDEDSQLIGEYESFLENGGDEDDDDGDEEDDESGEEEEEDSDESEAEEEQPKAKVAKLSPGASAKKAGKEQNGVAKKEETKQQQKKKEKPEAKKEKEQPKPKEQAKQQPAAGGERSLSGGVKVVDVLAGKGEEAKPGKRVSVYYTGRLQSNNKTFDSLLKGKPFKFSLGGGEVIKGWDVGVAGMKVGGKRRITCPPHMGYGSRGAPPKIGPNSTLVFDVELKAVH, from the exons ATGTCGATGTTTTGGG GTCTGAACATGAAGCCTGAGCGCAAGTACTCGCAGACGATCATCAAGTCGTTCCACGTTTCTGGCGTGGCCCTCGACAAGGGCCAGGAGGCCAAGTTGTACCTTGCCGCCGAGAAGCAGGAGTACATCGTGGCCACCGTGACCAAGGACATTCCTCAGGTGGCCCTGGACCTGAACTTCAGCAAGGGCGATCGCATCATGTTCTACACTGCAG GCGACGCCACCGTTTCTCTGCTGGGCTACTTGCACGACATTGATTCCGACGATGACGACGAGGATTTCACCCTCGAGAAACTGCTGAAGGGCAAGGAGGGCAAAAAGAGCAAGAAGTCCGAGGATGATGAGGAGGACGAGAGTGGAGAGGAGGAAGAGGAAGATTCCGACGAGGACAGTCAGCTGATTGGGGAGTACGAGTCTTTCCTCGAGAACGGAGGTGATGAAGATGACGATGACGGTGATGAGGAGGACGATGAGAGCGGagaggaagaggaggaggacAGCGACGAGTCCGAGGCTGAGGAGGAGCAGCCTAAGGCCAAGGTTGCCAAGCTGTCGCCCGGTGCCAGCGCCAAGAAAGCCGGCAAGGAGCAGAACGGCGTGGCCAAGAAGGAGGAGACCAAGCAGCAGCAAAAGAAGAAGGAGAAGCCCGAGGCCAAGAAGGAGAAGGAGCAGCCCAAGCCCAAAGAGCAGGCCAAGCAGCAGCCAGCTGCTGGAGGAGAACGCTCCCTCTCGGGCGGTGTAAAGGTGGTGGATGTGCTGGCCGGCAAAGGCGAGGAGGCCAAGCCGGGCAAACGCGTCTCCGTCTACTATACCGGTCGCCTGCAGTCGAACAACAAGACCTTCGACAGCCTGCTGAAGGGCAAGCCCTTCAAGTTCTCCCTGGGCGGCGGCGAAGTCATCAAGGGCTGGGACGTTGGTGTCGCCGGCATGAAGGTGGGCGGCAAGCGCCGCATCACCTGCCCCCCGCACATGGGATACGGATCGCGAGGAGCTCCGCCTAAGATCGGCCCCAACTCGACACTCGTCTTCGACGTGGAGCTGAAGGCAGTGCACTAA
- the LOC119546129 gene encoding cytoplasmic FMR1-interacting protein: MTEKITLADALSNVEVLDELSLPDEQPCIEAQPCSIIYKANFDTNFEDRNGFVTGIAKYIEEATTHANLNVLLDEGQKHAVMLYTWRCCSRAIPQPKSNEQPNRVEIYEKTVEVLAPEVNKLLNFMYFQRKAIEAFSGEVKRLCHAEKRKDFVSEAYLLTLGKFINMFAVLDELKNMKSSVKNDYSTYRRAAQFLKVMSDSHTLQESQNLSMFLATQNKIRDTVKDTLEKIVGYEDLLSDVVNICVHMFETKMYLTPEEKHMLVKVMGFGLFLMDSDACNINKLDQKKKIRLDRIDRIFKNLEVVPLFGDMQIAPFNYIKRSKHFDSSKWPLSSSNAISPQADLMVHLPQIREDHVKYISELARYTNEVTTTVKENPSDAENRITADLALRGLQLLSEWTSVVTELYSWKLLHPTDHHQNKECPVEAEEYERATRYNYTSEEKFALIEVIAMIKGLQVLMARIETVLCEAIRRNIYSELQDFVQLSLREPLRKAVKNKKDLIRSIIMSVRETSADWQKGYEPTDDPVAKGKKDPDGGFRITVPRLNVGPSSTQLYMVRTMLESLIADKSGGKRTLRKDIDGNCLLQIDTFHKTSFYWSYLLNFSDTLQKCCDLSQLWYREFYLEMTMGRKVNKCLVRHQHNEECKDLITMEKRIQFPIEMSMPWILTDHILQTKEPSMMEFVLYPLDLYNDSAYYALTVFRKQFLYDEVEAEVNLCFDQFVYKLSEQIFAHYKQLAGSIFLDKRFRLECEVLGFNFQSYPRNNRYETLLKQRHVQLLGRSIDLNKLITQRINANMHKSIELAISRFEGNDITGIVELEGLLEANRICHKLLSKYLALDNFDGMVKEANHNVLAPYGRITLHVFVELNYDFLVNYCYNAATNRFIRTKVNLSSSQAIQREKPPQMSHYYLWGSKQLNAAYSTQYGQYTGFVGSPHFHAMCRLLGYQGIAVVMDIILKDIVKPLIQGSLLQFTKTLMIAMPKSCKLPRCEYGSPGVLSYYQAHLTDIVQYPDAKTELFQSFREFGNSIIFCLLIEQALSQEEVCDLLHAALFQNIFPRPFCKENEKPEAKQKRLEAQFANLQIVSNVEKIGTAKQAMIAREGDLLTRERLCCGLSIFEVILNRVKSYLDDPVWCGPPPANGIIHVDECSEFHRLWSALQFVYCIPVRGTEYTIEELFGEGLNWAGCVMIVLLGQQRRFEALDFCYHILRVQRVDGKDEDVKGIQLKRMVDRIRRFQVLNSQIFSILNKYLKGGDGEGSNVEHVRCFPPPQHPSVISSSSHYQDPQKLRQSINN, encoded by the exons ATGACGGAGAAGATTACGCTAGCCGACGCGCTGTCCAATGTGGAGGTGCTGGACGAGCTCTCCTTGCCAGACGAGCAGCCCTGCATCGAGGCGCAGCCCTGCTCGATTATCTACAAGGCAAACTTTGATACGAACTTTGAGGATCGCAATGGATTCGTCACGGGCATAGCCAAGTACATCGAGGAGGCGACCACACACGCAAATCTG AATGTCCTACTCGATGAGGGACAGAAACATGCAGTTATGCTGTACACCTGGCGCTGCTGCTCCCGCGCCATTCCGCAGCCCAAGTCCAATGAGCAGCCCAACCGGGTGGAGATCTACGAGAAGACAGTGGAGGTGCTGGCCCCCGAGGTCAACAAGCTGCTCAACTTCATGTACTTCCAGCGCAAGGCCATCGAGGCCTTCTCCGGTGAGGTGAAGCGCCTGTGTCACGCCGAGAAGCGCAAGGACTTTGTGTCGGAGGCCTACCTGCTGACCCTGGGCAAGTTCATCAACATGTTCGCCGTCCTGGACGAGCTGAAGAACATGAAGTCCAGCGTCAAAAATGACTACTCTACGTACAGGAGGGCTGCGCAGTTCCTCAAGGTGATGTCCGACTCGCACACCCTGCAGGAGTCGCAGAATCTGTCCATGTTTCTGGCCACGCAGAACAAGATCCGCGACACGGTCAAGGACACGCTGGAGAAGATCGTCGGCTACGAGGACCTCCTCTCCGATGTGGTCAACATCTGCGTCCACATGTTCGAGACCAAGATGTACTTGACGCCCGAGGAGAAGCACATGCTGGTTAAGGTCATGGGCTTTGGCCTGTTTCTCATGGACAGCGACGCGTGCAATATCAACAAACTGGACCAGAAAAAGAAGATTCGCCTGGATCGCATCGACCGCATCTTCAAGAACCTGGAGGTGGTGCCTCTGTTCGGCGACATGCAGATCGCCCCCTTCAATTACATAAAGCGCAGCAAGCACTTCGATTCCAGCAAGTGGCCGCTTTCCAGCTCGAACGCCATCAGCCCCCAGGCGGATTTGATGGTGCATCTCCCCCAGATACGGGAGGATCACGTCAAGTACATCTCGGAACTAGCGCGGTACACAAACGAGGTGACCACCACCGTCAAGGAGAATCCCTCGGATGCCGAGAACCGGATTACCGCCGACCTGGCCCTTCGTGGGCTACAGCTGCTGTCCGAGTGGACCAGCGTAGTCACAGAGCTGTACTCCTGGAAGCTGCTGCACCCCACGGATCACCACCAGAACAAAGAGTGCCCCGTCGAGGCCGAGGAGTATGAGCGGGCCACGCGTTACAACTACACCTCGGAGGAGAAGTTCGCCCTGATCGAGGTGATCGCCATGATCAAGGGACTGCAGGTGCTGATGGCGCGCATAGAGACCGTGCTCTGTGAGGCCATCCGGCGGAACATCTACTCCGAGCTGCAAGACTTTGTGCAGCTGTCGCTGCGTGAACCGCTCCGCAAGGCGGTGAAGAACAAGAAGGACCTTATCCGGAGCATTATCATGTCGGTGCGCGAGACGTCGGCGGACTGGCAGAAGGGCTACGAGCCCACCGACGACCCGGTGGCCAAGGGCAAGAAGGACCCCGACGGCGGCTTCCGCATCACGGTGCCGCGTCTCAATGTAGGCCCCTCCTCCACTCAGCTGTACATGGTGCGCACCATGCTGGAGTCCCTCATTGCCGACAAGAGCGGTGGCAAGCGCACCTTGCGCAAGGACATCGACGGCAATTGCCTGCTGCAGATCGACACGTTCCACAAGACCTCGTTCTACTGGAGCTACCTGCTCAACTTCAGCGACACGTTGCAGAAGTGCTGCGACCTCTCGCAGCTGTGGTACCGCGAGTTCTATTTGGAAATGACCATGGGTAGAAAGGTGAACAAGTGCTTGGTGCGTCATCAGCACAACGAGGAGTGCAAGGATCTGATCACAATGGAGAAGCGCATTCAGTTCCCGATTGAGATGTCTATGCCGTGGATTCTCACCGATCACATTCTGCAAACGAAGGAACCATCGATGATGGA ATTTGTCTTGTATCCCCTGGACCTGTACAACGATTCGGCATACTACGCCCTCACCGTCTTCCGAAAGCAATTCCTCTACGACGAGGTGGAAGCCGAAGTCAATCTGTGCTTCGACCAGTTTGTGTATAAGCTGAGCGAGCAGATATTCGCCCACTACAAGCAGTTGGCGGGCAGCATTTTCCTGGACAAGCGTTTCCGTCTGGAGTGCGAGGTTCTAGGTTTCAACTTCCAGTCGTATCCCCGCAACAATCGCTATGagaccctgctgaaacaacgACATGTCCAACTATTGG GCCGTTCTATTGACCTGAACAAACTGATCACACAACGCATAAACGCCAACATGCACAAGAGCATTGAGTTGGCCATCAGTCGCTTCGAGGGCAACGATATTACCGGCATTGTG GAACTTGAAGGTTTGCTGGAGGCGAATAGAATTTGCCACAAGTTGCTAAGTAAATACTTGGCCCTAGACAACTTTGACGGTATGGTGAAGGAGGCTAACCACAATGTCCTGGCTCCTTACGGTCGGATCACACTGCACGTCTTTGTGGAATTGAACTACGACTTCCTGGTCAATTACTGCTACAATGCCGCCACAAATCG CTTCATTCGAACCAAAGTAAATTTGTCATCGTCGCAGGCTATTCAGCGTGAAAAGCCTCCGCAAATGTCGCACTACTATCTGTGGGGTTCTAAGCAGCTGAACGCTGCCTATTCCACCCAGTATGGTCAGTACACTGGCTTCGTGGGATCGCCCCATTTCCATGCCATGTGCCGCCTGCTGGGCTACCAGGGAATCGCTGTCGTCATGGATATTATTCTGAAGGACATTGTGAAGCCGCTGATCCAGGGCTCTTTGCTGCAATTCACCAAGACGCTTATGATTGCCATGCCCAAGTCGTGCAAATTGCCCCGTTGCGAATATGGGTCACCAGGAGTGCTGAGTTACTATCAGGCTCATCTCACAGACATTGTGCAATATCCGGACGCGAAGACAGAGTTGTTCCAGTCGTTCCGGGAGTTCGGCAACAGCATTATCTTCTGCCTGCTCATCGAACAGGCGCTCTCCCAGGAGGAGGTGTGCGATCTACTGCACGCGGCCCTCTTCCAAAACATTTTCCCCAGGCCTTTTTGCAAAG AGAACGAGAAGCCAGAGGCTAAGCAAAAGCGTCTCGAAGCCCAGTTTGCAAACCTGCAGATTGTTTCGAATGTGGAAAAGATCGGCACTGCCAAG CAAGCCATGATTGCCCGCGAGGGAGACCTGCTGACACGCGAACGCCTTTGCTGCGGCCTCAGCATCTTCGAGGTGATTCTCAACCGGGTTAAGAGCTATTTGGACGACCCGGTGTGGTGTGGGCCCCCGCCGGCCAATGGAATTATCCACGTGGACGAGTGCTCGGAGTTCCATCGCCTCTGGTCGGCCCTGCAGTTCGTCTATTGCATTCCAGTGAGGGGCACCGAGTACACCATTGAGGAGCTCTTTGGCGAGGGTCTCAACTGGGCGGGCTGCGTCATGATCGTGTTGCTGGGCCAGCAGCGGCGCTTCGAGGCTCTGGACTTTTGCTACCACATTCTAAGGGTGCAGCGCGTCGATGGCAAGGATGAGGACGTCAAGGGCATT CAACTAAAGCGAATGGTGGATCGGATTCGTCGGTTCCAAGTATTAAACTCACAAATCTTCTCCATTCTCAACAAATATCTAAAGGGCGGCGACGGCGAGGGCTCAAATGTGGAGCATGTGCGGTGCTTTCCACCACCCCAGCATCCCTCGGTCATATCGTCATCGTCGCACTACCAGGATCCCCAAAAGCTGCGCCAGAGCATAAACAATTGA
- the LOC119546135 gene encoding serine--tRNA ligase, mitochondrial: protein MKLLTNSRLLRPLLLLRRQRSHDVKAAEAPKPRRPVPTSAQLDEMERNVVRRHHKNNVPLIRSLIQEAEAGDQDKLKQLDVELEQLPNATHPRLQDYGEEPRELAKYMHRDLPPQSSLKEFSELARALNLYRMDHLGNYTGHKSYYLTGQLATLEQAIIQYALKAVTDHGFKLISVPDILPREVIESCGMRTEGERTQVYKLDNGECLSGTSEMALAGFFANKLLTEEQLPLKVTAVSRCYRAETSGLQEEKGIYRVHQFTKVEMFAICTEQQSEAELEEFKNIEVDLFRRLGLNFRLLDMPPCELGAPAYQKYDIEAWMPGRQMWGEISSCSNCTDYQARRLGIRYRRSSDGEILNAHTINGTATAIPRLLIALLESNQRGDAIEIPAVLRPFMDDQELITRNKRVPETKLVKFIKA from the coding sequence ATGAAATTGCTGACCAATTCCCGGCTTTTGCGgccgctgctgttgctgcgcCGCCAAAGGTCGCATGACGTAAAGGCGGCGGAGGCGCCGAAACCACGACGACCGGTTCCAACCAGTGCCCAACTGGACGAGATGGAGCGGAATGTGGTTAGGCGGCATCACAAGAACAACGTGCCGCTGATTCGCTCTCTTATCCAGGAGGCGGAAGCTGGAGATCAGGACAAGCTGAAACAGCTAGATGTAGAACTGGAGCAACTACCCAATGCAACGCATCCTCGGCTGCAGGACTATGGCGAAGAGCCGCGGGAACTGGCGAAGTATATGCACCGGGATctgccaccgcagtccagcctCAAGGAGTTCTCGGAACTGGCCCGTGCCCTCAATCTGTATCGCATGGATCACCTCGGTAACTACACGGGACACAAGAGCTACTACCTGACCGGCCAACTGGCCACTTTGGAGCAGGCCATCATACAGTATGCCCTGAAGGCAGTCACTGACCACGGCTTCAAACTGATCTCCGTGCCCGACATCCTGCCCAGGGAGGTGATCGAGTCTTGTGGCATGCGCACCGAGGGCGAACGCACCCAGGTCTACAAACTGGACAACGGCGAGTGCCTCTCGGGCACCTCAGAAATGGCACTGGCCGGTTTCTTTGCGAATAAGCTACTGACGGAGGAGCAGCTGCCCCTCAAGGTGACCGCCGTGAGTCGctgctatcgggctgaaacctCGGGTCTGCAGGAGGAGAAGGGCATTTATCGAGTGCACCAGTTCACCAAGGTGGAGATGTTCGCCATCTGCACGGAGCAACAGTCCGaggcggagctggaggagttCAAGAACATCGAGGTGGATCTTTTCCGACGGCTGGGCCTTAACTTCCGATTGCTGGACATGCCGCCCTGCGAGCTGGGAGCTCCGGCGTACCAGAAGTACGACATCGAGGCCTGGATGCCCGGTCGCCAGATGTGGGGCGAAATCTCCAGTTGCAGCAACTGTACGGACTATCAGGCCAGACGGCTGGGCATCAGATACCGACGCTCCAGTGACGGGGAGATCTTAAATGCCCACACTATCAATGGAACAGCGACGGCCATTCCGCGCCTTCTGATTGCCCTGCTGGAATCTAATCAGAGAGGAGATGCCATCGAGATACCCGCCGTTCTAAGACCCTTTATGGACGACCAGGAGCTGATCACGCGGAACAAACGGGTACCGGAGACGAAGCTGGTCAAGTTCATCAAGGCCTAG
- the LOC119546144 gene encoding N-acetyl-D-glucosamine kinase yields the protein MKYFGGVEGGATHSRLVICDESGQSVGSTSGLGTNHWGIGIPECARRIEDMVERAKEEAGIPKDTPLISLGLSLSGCEQEATNRELEQELRTTFPDLAQSYAVSSDTMGSMYTASSIGGMVLISGTGSNCLLRNPDGSTFNCGGWGNFLGDEGSAWHISYRAVKVVFDHMDNFEKSPAPVEKTWALIKDHFSLETRLDMLPHCYAKFDKPFFANLCKKLSQNAENGDKLAIGLFREAGVHLARMILSLLPNVHKDLVKSGDLSVVCVGSVWSSWELLREAFIAQLSKTSIDFNLKLVRITKSSAYGACYLGADSADFDLPRNYADNVTVLYTYTDPRKKANGTNGLAR from the exons ATGAAGTATTTCGGCGGAGTCGAAGG CGGAGCCACCCACTCCAGACTGGTCATCTGCGATGAGAGCGGCCAGTCCGTGGGCTCCACCAGCGGCCTGGGCACCAATCACTGGGGCATCGGCATCCCGGAGTGCGCCCGAAGGATCGAGGACATGGTGGAGCGGGCCAAGGAAGAGGCGGGCATTCCAAAGGACACGCCCCTCATCAGTCTGGGACTGAGCCTCAGCGGCTGCGAGCAG GAGGCCACCAATCGCGAACTGGAGCAGGAGCTGCGCACCACGTTTCCGGATCTGGCCCAGAGCTACGCCGTCTCCAGCGACACCATGGGCAGCATGTACACCGCCTCATCCATCGGCGGAATGGTCCTGATATCGGGAACGGGATCCAACTGCCTACTGCGCAATCCTGATGGTTCCACATTCAATTGTGGCGGCTGGGGCAACTTCCTCGGCGACGAGGGAAGCG CCTGGCACATCTCGTACCGCGCCGTCAAGGTGGTGTTCGACCACATGGACAACTTTGAGAAGTCACCGGCTCCCGTGGAGAAGACGTGGGCCCTGATCAAGGACCACTTTAGCCTGGAGACGCGCTTGGATATGCTGCCCCACTGCTACGCCAAGTTCGACAAGCCCTTCTTCGCCAATCTGTGCAAGAAGCTGTCGCAGAATGCCGAGAACGGTGATAAGCTGGCCATCGGTTTGTTCCGTGAGGCAGGCGTTCATCTGGCGCGGATGATCCTGTCCCTGCTGCCCAATGTGCACAAGGATCTGGTCAAGTCCGGCGACCTGAGTGTGGTGTGCGTGGGATCGGTGTGGTCCAGCTGGGAACTGCTGCGGGAGGCCTTCATCGCGCAACTGTCCAAGACGAGCATCGACTTCAACCTCAAGCTGGTGCGGATCACCAAGAGCAGTGCCTACGGAGCCTGCTACCTGGGAGCGGATAGTGCGGACTTCGATCTGCCCAGGAACTATGCGGACAACGTCACGGTGCTGTACACCTACACCGATCCTCGGAAGAAAGCCAACGGCACCAACGGCTTAGCTAGATAA